A portion of the Citrobacter rodentium NBRC 105723 = DSM 16636 genome contains these proteins:
- a CDS encoding YeaC family protein — protein sequence MNLDEIINNMTPEVYQRLVTAVELGKWPDGVALTAEQKENSLQLVMLWQARHNTDAQHMTIDTNGQMVMKSKQQLKEDFGIAPKPIATFKS from the coding sequence ATGAATCTTGATGAGATAATTAACAACATGACCCCGGAGGTCTATCAACGTTTAGTGACCGCCGTCGAGCTGGGGAAATGGCCGGACGGCGTGGCGCTGACGGCGGAGCAAAAAGAGAACAGTCTGCAACTGGTGATGCTCTGGCAGGCCCGTCATAACACCGACGCGCAGCATATGACCATCGATACCAACGGGCAGATGGTGATGAAAAGCAAACAGCAGCTGAAAGAAGATTTTGGCATCGCGCCGAAGCCGATAGCGACGTTTAAATCCTGA
- the msrB gene encoding peptide-methionine (R)-S-oxide reductase MsrB has translation MANKPSAEDLKKNLSEMQFYVTQNHGTEPPFTGQLLHNKRDGVYHCLICDAPLFTSRSKYDSGCGWPSFYEPVSDEAIRYLNDDSHGMQRIEIRCGNCDAHLGHVFPDGPQPTGERYCVNSASLSFTDDENGEQIQG, from the coding sequence ATGGCGAACAAACCTTCTGCAGAAGATCTGAAAAAAAACTTGTCCGAAATGCAGTTCTACGTGACGCAAAATCACGGTACTGAACCGCCGTTTACCGGGCAATTACTGCATAACAAGCGTGACGGCGTCTACCACTGCCTGATCTGCGACGCGCCGCTGTTTACCTCCCGGTCAAAATACGATTCCGGCTGCGGCTGGCCAAGCTTCTACGAGCCAGTAAGCGACGAGGCGATCCGCTATCTCAATGACGATTCGCACGGGATGCAGCGCATTGAAATTCGCTGCGGCAACTGTGACGCGCATCTTGGACACGTCTTTCCGGATGGGCCTCAGCCGACCGGCGAGCGTTACTGCGTCAACTCCGCTTCGCTGAGCTTTACCGATGACGAAAACGGCGAACAAATCCAGGGCTGA
- the gapA gene encoding glyceraldehyde-3-phosphate dehydrogenase — protein MTIKVGINGFGRIGRIVFRAAQKRSDIEIVAINDLLDADYMAYMLKYDSTHGRFDGTVEVKDGHLIVNGKKIRVTAERDPANLKWDEVGVDVVAEATGIFLTDETARKHITAGAKKVVLTGPSKDDTPMFVKGANFDKYAGQDIVSNASCTTNCLAPLAKVINDNFGIIEGLMTTVHATTATQKTVDGPSHKDWRGGRGAAQNIIPSSTGAAKAVGKVLPELNGKLTGMAFRVPTPNVSVVDLTVRLEKAASYEEIKKAIKAASEGEMKGVLGYTEDDVVSTDFNGEVCTSVFDAKAGIALNDNFVKLVSWYDNETGYSNKVLDLIAHISK, from the coding sequence ATGACTATCAAAGTAGGTATCAACGGTTTTGGCCGTATCGGTCGCATTGTTTTCCGTGCTGCTCAGAAACGTTCTGACATCGAGATCGTTGCAATCAACGACCTGTTAGACGCTGATTACATGGCTTACATGCTGAAATATGACTCCACTCACGGCCGTTTCGATGGCACCGTTGAAGTGAAAGACGGTCATCTGATTGTTAACGGTAAAAAAATCCGTGTTACCGCTGAACGCGATCCGGCTAACCTGAAATGGGACGAAGTTGGTGTTGACGTCGTTGCTGAAGCGACCGGTATCTTCCTGACTGACGAAACCGCACGTAAGCACATCACCGCTGGCGCGAAAAAAGTTGTTCTGACGGGTCCTTCCAAAGATGACACCCCGATGTTCGTTAAAGGCGCTAACTTTGACAAATATGCCGGCCAGGACATCGTTTCCAACGCTTCCTGCACCACCAACTGCCTGGCTCCGCTGGCAAAAGTTATCAACGACAACTTCGGCATCATCGAAGGTCTGATGACTACCGTTCACGCAACCACCGCTACTCAGAAAACCGTTGACGGCCCGTCTCACAAAGACTGGCGCGGCGGCCGCGGCGCAGCTCAGAACATCATCCCGTCCTCTACCGGCGCTGCTAAAGCAGTAGGTAAAGTTCTGCCGGAACTGAACGGCAAACTGACCGGTATGGCGTTCCGCGTTCCGACTCCGAACGTATCCGTTGTTGACCTGACCGTACGTCTGGAAAAAGCTGCTTCTTACGAAGAAATTAAGAAAGCAATCAAAGCTGCTTCCGAAGGCGAAATGAAAGGCGTTCTGGGCTACACCGAAGACGACGTTGTTTCTACCGACTTCAACGGCGAAGTTTGCACCTCCGTGTTCGATGCTAAAGCTGGTATCGCACTGAACGACAACTTCGTGAAACTGGTCTCCTGGTACGATAACGAAACCGGTTACTCCAACAAAGTTCTGGATCTGATTGCTCACATCTCCAAATAA
- a CDS encoding D-hexose-6-phosphate mutarotase → MINKIFALPITEQITPVLSRRQLDELELIVVDHPQVKASFALQGAHLLSWKPAGEEEVLWLSNNTPFKNGVALRGGVPICWPWFGPSAQQGFPSHGFARNLPWTLKAHNEDDNGAVLTFELQNSDATRQYWPQDFTLLARFKVGKTCEIELEAHGDFETTSALHTYFNVGDITAVKVSGLGDRFIDKVNDAREDVLADGVQAFPDRTDRVYLNPEACSVIHDTALNRNIDVIHHHHLNVVGWNPGPALSVSMGDMPDDGYKTFVCVETAYATAPQKATEEKPSRLAQTIRVTKR, encoded by the coding sequence ATGATTAATAAAATTTTTGCACTGCCGATAACTGAACAGATAACCCCCGTCCTGTCTCGTCGCCAGCTGGACGAACTGGAACTGATCGTGGTCGACCATCCGCAGGTGAAAGCCTCTTTCGCACTGCAGGGCGCGCACCTGCTCTCCTGGAAACCGGCGGGAGAGGAAGAGGTTCTGTGGCTAAGCAATAATACGCCGTTTAAAAATGGCGTCGCGCTGCGCGGCGGCGTGCCGATCTGCTGGCCGTGGTTTGGTCCATCTGCCCAACAGGGTTTCCCTTCCCACGGATTTGCCCGCAATCTGCCCTGGACGCTGAAAGCGCACAACGAAGATGACAACGGCGCGGTGCTGACTTTTGAACTGCAAAACAGCGATGCGACTCGCCAGTACTGGCCGCAAGACTTTACGCTGCTGGCGCGTTTTAAAGTGGGTAAAACCTGTGAAATCGAACTGGAAGCGCACGGCGACTTTGAAACGACCTCCGCGCTGCACACCTATTTCAACGTTGGCGACATTACCGCAGTGAAGGTCAGCGGACTGGGCGATCGCTTCATTGATAAAGTGAACGATGCCAGAGAAGACGTGCTGGCGGATGGCGTCCAGGCATTCCCCGACCGTACCGACCGCGTGTATCTGAATCCGGAAGCATGCAGCGTGATCCACGATACGGCGCTGAACCGTAACATCGACGTGATTCACCATCACCATCTCAACGTTGTCGGCTGGAACCCGGGCCCGGCGCTCTCCGTCAGCATGGGCGATATGCCGGACGACGGCTACAAAACCTTTGTTTGCGTGGAGACGGCGTATGCCACCGCGCCGCAAAAAGCGACGGAAGAGAAACCGTCTCGTCTGGCGCAAACAATTCGCGTAACGAAGCGCTAA
- a CDS encoding aldo/keto reductase, whose translation MTEKQIVFAGHAALPAIGQGTWYMGERADMRKAEVAALRAGVDAGLTLIDTAEMYADGGAEEVVGDALNGRRDKVFLVSKVYPWNAGGQKAIAACEASLRRLQTDYLDLYLLHWSGSFSFEETVAAMETLIAQGKIRRWGVSNLDYDDMQALWQVAGGRACATNQVLYHLASRGIEYDLLPWCQQQNLPVMAYSPLAQAGRLRNGLFNHPVVNDIAQTHNASAAQILLAWGISHPGVMAIPKAASVEHVQQNAAALEITLSADELAALDKAYPAPKGKTALDMV comes from the coding sequence ATGACAGAGAAACAGATTGTATTTGCCGGACACGCCGCGCTGCCTGCTATCGGGCAGGGAACCTGGTATATGGGCGAGCGCGCCGATATGCGCAAAGCGGAAGTGGCTGCGCTGCGGGCGGGCGTTGATGCAGGGCTGACGCTTATCGACACCGCTGAAATGTATGCCGACGGCGGGGCGGAAGAGGTGGTGGGCGACGCGCTTAACGGGCGGCGTGATAAGGTCTTTCTGGTATCAAAAGTCTATCCGTGGAACGCGGGCGGTCAAAAAGCGATCGCCGCCTGTGAGGCCAGCTTGCGTCGCCTGCAAACCGATTATCTGGACCTTTACTTGCTGCACTGGTCAGGGAGCTTCTCTTTTGAAGAAACCGTTGCGGCGATGGAAACGCTGATTGCTCAGGGCAAAATTCGCCGCTGGGGCGTGTCGAACCTCGATTATGACGATATGCAGGCGCTGTGGCAGGTGGCGGGCGGCAGGGCGTGCGCCACCAATCAGGTGCTTTATCATCTGGCCTCGCGCGGCATTGAATATGATCTGCTGCCGTGGTGTCAGCAGCAAAACCTGCCGGTCATGGCCTACAGTCCGCTGGCGCAGGCTGGCCGTTTACGCAACGGCTTATTTAACCATCCGGTTGTTAACGATATCGCGCAGACGCATAACGCCAGCGCGGCGCAGATCCTGCTGGCATGGGGGATCAGTCATCCGGGCGTGATGGCGATTCCGAAAGCGGCGAGCGTCGAACATGTGCAACAAAATGCGGCGGCGCTGGAGATTACGCTTTCAGCCGATGAACTTGCCGCCCTGGATAAGGCCTATCCTGCGCCAAAAGGCAAAACGGCGCTGGATATGGTGTGA